In Capsicum annuum cultivar UCD-10X-F1 unplaced genomic scaffold, UCD10Xv1.1 ctg64926, whole genome shotgun sequence, the genomic stretch GAAACATGAGAATAGTTTCTTCTTCATAATAATCAGTAGGGTAGAGTACACAGTACTAAATTAAGATCTAGTATCATACTAtataatttataagaaatttGATTCATTAAAACATACTGATCATAAGATGGGACTTGTTTCCCTAGCTTTCTTGATCTTATTACCAAGATCTGCCAGTAAAACTGGAGGAAACATTGATTCTACTTCATCATAAACATCGAGAAACACTAATTTTCTCTTTGTAACTTGAATTGCCTTTTTCTTCTTTGGTGCTGGTGGACAAATCATCATTTGTCTAGTTGTACTAACACATTCTGGTGTTATTGGAATACTTTTTGTAGAATTATCCTTAACATTATCTTCAGATAATTCCTCTTCTTCATTGTTGTTATTgccttcttgttgttgttgttgtgtgtcTT encodes the following:
- the LOC107854944 gene encoding cyclin-dependent protein kinase inhibitor SMR14-like; the encoded protein is MCSQFNSSPLSSSLMVLPKCNFLSPRPILHFQNGCQNSPPQDTQEAQLAQNQEAHFQQDTQQQQQEGNNNNEEEELSEDNVKDNSTKSIPITPECVSTTRQMMICPPAPKKKKAIQVTKRKLVFLDVYDEVESMFPPVLLADLGNKIKKARETSPIL